In Schlegelella aquatica, one DNA window encodes the following:
- a CDS encoding TetR/AcrR family transcriptional regulator has product MPRGRAPGYDDQREMILAQAAQLFALRGYPATSMNQVAEACGLSKATLYHYYKDKYSLLVQIAEGHVLKLRALLVEVEAAGLAPEPRLRELILRFVQEYTDAQHAHRVLTEDVRFLEEADRERVLGIEREVVAGISRAVAVLRPDLAEARLAKPLTMLLFGMINWMFTWMRPNGHLGYDAMAPLVAELFIGGLKSLRPAQLLEACGHATA; this is encoded by the coding sequence ATGCCCCGTGGACGTGCTCCCGGCTATGACGACCAGCGCGAGATGATCCTCGCGCAGGCGGCGCAGCTTTTTGCGCTGCGCGGCTATCCGGCGACCTCGATGAACCAGGTGGCCGAGGCGTGCGGCCTGTCCAAGGCCACCCTCTACCACTACTACAAGGACAAGTACAGCCTGCTGGTTCAGATCGCCGAGGGCCACGTGCTCAAGCTGCGCGCGCTGCTCGTGGAGGTGGAGGCCGCGGGCCTCGCGCCCGAGCCCCGCCTGCGCGAGCTGATCCTGCGCTTCGTGCAGGAGTACACCGATGCACAGCATGCCCACCGCGTGCTCACCGAGGACGTGCGTTTCCTGGAAGAGGCCGACCGCGAGCGCGTGCTGGGCATCGAGCGCGAAGTGGTGGCCGGTATCTCGCGCGCCGTCGCGGTGCTGCGCCCCGACCTCGCCGAAGCGCGGCTCGCCAAGCCGCTCACGATGCTGCTGTTCGGCATGATCAACTGGATGTTCACCTGGATGCGCCCCAACGGCCACCTGGGCTACGACGCGATGGCACCGCTGGTGGCGGAGCTCTTCATCGGCGGCCTCAAGAGCCTGCGCCCCGCGCAGCTCCTCGAAGCCTGCGGCCACGCGACTGCGTAA
- a CDS encoding ABC transporter substrate-binding protein has product MRFKHLLTALIGALGFTAAWADINVGVTVSATGPAASLGIPEKNTISLMPTTIAGEKVNYIVLDDASDTTAAVANTRKLITEHKVDIVIGSTITPNSLAMIDVVAEAQVPMISMAASARIVEPVDAKKRWVFKTPQNDIQMSLAIAEHMANSGVKTVAFIGFSDAYGEGWYQEFTKAAGLKKLQIIANERYARTDTSVTGQVLKIMSARPDAVLIAGSGTPAALPQKTLKERGYTGKIYQTHGVANADFLRVGGKDVEGTFLPAGPVLVAEQLPANHPVRKSALAYVQAYEKAYGKGTVSTFGAHAWDAGLLMAAAVPQALKKAKPGTPEFRAALRDALEQVKELPGAHGIFSMSPTDHLGLDQRARVMVKIENGTWKYQP; this is encoded by the coding sequence ATGAGATTCAAGCATCTGCTGACGGCCCTGATCGGCGCGCTCGGATTCACCGCGGCCTGGGCGGACATCAACGTCGGCGTGACCGTCTCGGCCACCGGCCCGGCGGCCTCGCTCGGCATCCCCGAGAAGAACACGATCTCGCTGATGCCCACCACCATCGCCGGCGAGAAGGTCAACTACATCGTCCTCGACGACGCGAGCGACACCACCGCGGCGGTGGCCAACACGCGCAAGCTCATCACCGAGCACAAGGTGGACATCGTCATCGGCTCGACGATCACGCCCAACTCGCTGGCGATGATCGACGTCGTTGCCGAGGCGCAGGTGCCGATGATCTCGATGGCTGCCTCCGCGCGCATCGTCGAGCCGGTGGACGCCAAGAAGCGCTGGGTGTTCAAGACGCCGCAGAACGACATCCAGATGTCGCTCGCCATCGCCGAGCACATGGCCAACTCGGGCGTCAAGACGGTGGCCTTCATCGGCTTCTCGGACGCCTACGGCGAGGGCTGGTACCAGGAGTTCACGAAAGCAGCCGGCCTGAAGAAACTGCAGATCATCGCCAACGAACGCTACGCCCGCACCGACACCTCGGTCACCGGTCAGGTCCTCAAGATCATGTCGGCGCGTCCCGACGCGGTGCTGATCGCCGGCAGCGGCACCCCGGCCGCCCTGCCTCAAAAGACGCTCAAGGAGCGCGGCTACACCGGCAAGATCTACCAGACCCACGGCGTGGCCAATGCCGACTTCCTGCGCGTGGGCGGCAAGGACGTCGAAGGCACCTTCCTGCCCGCGGGCCCCGTGCTGGTGGCCGAGCAGCTGCCCGCCAACCACCCGGTGCGCAAGTCGGCGCTCGCCTATGTGCAGGCCTACGAGAAGGCCTACGGCAAGGGCACGGTCTCAACCTTCGGCGCCCATGCCTGGGACGCCGGCCTGCTGATGGCCGCCGCCGTGCCGCAGGCGCTCAAGAAGGCCAAGCCCGGCACGCCTGAGTTCCGCGCCGCGCTGCGCGACGCGCTCGAGCAGGTCAAGGAGCTGCCCGGCGCGCACGGCATCTTCAGCATGTCGCCCACCGATCACCTCGGCCTCGACCAGCGCGCCCGCGTGATGGTCAAGATCGAGAACGGCACCTGGAAGTACCAACCCTGA
- a CDS encoding branched-chain amino acid ABC transporter permease — translation MDLQIALLLGQDGVVNGAIYGLMALALVLVFSVTRVIFVPQGEFVAFGALSMAALQAGRTPATLWMLLALAATTLVVEAWRQRRGATVDWASTLVWCVALPAAAVALVLARPASIAWQALATVLLITPLGPLTYRLAFRPLAHATVLVLLIVSVALHGVFVGLGLLFFGAEGSRTPAFSDLRLDLSGLVVTGQSLVVLGVTVALVVAMFAFFERTLVGKALRATAMNRVGARLMGIPTELSGDVSFALAALIGAVSGLLVAPITTIYYDTGFLIGLKGFVAAIIGGLASYPLALGGAFLVGQLEAFSSFWASAFKEVIVFTLIIPVLLWRSLRSHHVEDEE, via the coding sequence ATGGACCTGCAAATCGCCCTGCTGCTCGGCCAGGACGGCGTCGTCAACGGCGCCATTTACGGCTTGATGGCGCTCGCGCTGGTATTGGTGTTCTCGGTCACGCGCGTCATCTTCGTGCCGCAGGGCGAGTTCGTCGCCTTCGGCGCATTGTCGATGGCGGCGTTGCAGGCCGGCCGCACCCCGGCCACCCTGTGGATGCTGCTCGCGCTGGCCGCGACGACGCTGGTCGTCGAAGCCTGGCGGCAGCGCCGCGGCGCGACCGTCGACTGGGCCTCCACCCTCGTGTGGTGCGTGGCCCTGCCCGCGGCCGCCGTGGCCCTCGTGCTGGCGCGCCCGGCCTCGATCGCCTGGCAGGCGCTGGCCACCGTGCTGCTCATCACGCCCCTGGGGCCCCTCACCTACCGCCTGGCCTTCCGGCCGCTCGCGCATGCGACGGTGCTCGTGCTGCTGATCGTCTCGGTCGCCCTGCACGGGGTGTTCGTCGGCCTCGGGCTGCTCTTCTTCGGCGCCGAGGGCTCTCGCACGCCGGCCTTCTCCGACCTGCGGCTCGACCTCTCCGGCCTCGTCGTCACCGGCCAGTCCCTCGTGGTGCTCGGTGTCACGGTGGCGCTCGTGGTCGCGATGTTCGCGTTCTTCGAGCGCACCCTGGTCGGCAAGGCGCTGCGCGCCACCGCGATGAACCGCGTCGGCGCGCGCCTGATGGGCATCCCGACCGAGCTCTCCGGCGACGTCAGCTTCGCGCTGGCCGCACTGATCGGCGCAGTCTCCGGCCTGCTGGTCGCCCCCATCACGACGATCTACTACGACACCGGCTTCCTGATCGGTCTCAAAGGTTTCGTCGCCGCGATCATCGGCGGCCTGGCGAGCTACCCGCTGGCGCTGGGCGGGGCGTTCCTGGTCGGCCAGCTCGAGGCCTTCTCTTCGTTCTGGGCCAGCGCTTTCAAGGAAGTGATCGTGTTCACGCTCATCATTCCGGTGCTGCTGTGGCGCTCGCTGCGCAGCCACCATGTGGAGGACGAGGAATGA